A stretch of the Mesorhizobium sp. Pch-S genome encodes the following:
- a CDS encoding aldo/keto reductase: protein MNTPNKIRWGIIGPGNIARAFAGGVAHSRSGVLAAIATRDPGKSGLAEAFPGARILQGYDALLEDPAVDAVYIATPHPGHAEWAIRALEAGKHVLVEKPMALTAFEADAIMHAARKAGRFLGEAYMYRLHPQTLKLVELIKADSIGEVRLIRSSFGYAMPSVMPEHRLFANELAGGGILDVGGYPVSMARLIAGASAGKPFLDPESVTGAGHLGVTGVDEWASALLKFGNGVVAEVSCSILLAQDNVLRIFGTKGHVEVADFWFASGKQGGTGRIDVVTAEGRQTVEVREQGWLYSFEVDAAGDAILAGRQEFAWPGMDWADSLGNLRVMDRWRAAIGLEYGIEKADGRPNTISGRRLAGNGTRIPKRQIPGVAKPASVLALGFEDFRTFSSGAILLDAFFEAGGNLFDTAFVYGSGYTEKLFGEWQRSRGTRAESVVIGKGAHTPFCTPDAIGRQLTLSLDRLQTDHVDVYFMHRDNPDVPVGEFVDAMDAEVRAGRIRGPFGGSNWTRERMAAAIDYAERNGRQAPGALSNNFSLAEMLVPIWDGCIASSDAGWRRWLTERQMPNFAWSSQGRGFFTERAGRDRRDSEELVRVWYSEDNFARRDRAIELAGRLGKSPIHVALAYVLAQPFPSVPLIGPRTLGELDDSLQALDITLSAADLDWLVNGPAPQRKAG, encoded by the coding sequence ATGAACACGCCGAACAAGATCCGCTGGGGCATCATCGGCCCGGGCAACATCGCCAGGGCTTTTGCCGGAGGTGTTGCGCATTCGCGCAGCGGCGTGCTGGCGGCCATCGCGACGCGTGACCCCGGCAAGTCCGGCCTCGCCGAGGCGTTTCCCGGCGCCCGCATCCTTCAAGGCTACGATGCGCTGCTCGAGGATCCGGCCGTCGATGCCGTCTACATCGCCACGCCGCATCCCGGCCACGCCGAATGGGCGATCAGGGCGCTCGAAGCCGGCAAGCATGTGCTGGTCGAGAAGCCGATGGCGCTGACCGCCTTCGAGGCGGATGCGATCATGCATGCCGCCCGCAAGGCCGGCCGCTTCCTCGGCGAAGCCTATATGTACCGCCTGCATCCCCAGACCCTGAAGCTGGTCGAGTTGATCAAAGCTGACTCCATCGGCGAGGTGCGGCTGATCCGCTCCAGCTTCGGCTATGCGATGCCGTCCGTCATGCCCGAGCACCGCCTCTTCGCCAACGAACTTGCCGGCGGCGGCATTCTCGATGTCGGCGGCTATCCGGTTTCCATGGCCCGCCTGATCGCCGGTGCCTCCGCAGGCAAGCCATTCCTCGATCCCGAAAGCGTCACCGGTGCTGGTCATCTCGGCGTCACCGGTGTCGATGAATGGGCTTCGGCGCTGCTCAAATTCGGCAACGGCGTCGTCGCCGAGGTCTCCTGCTCCATCCTGCTCGCGCAGGACAATGTGCTGCGCATCTTCGGCACGAAAGGGCATGTCGAGGTCGCCGATTTCTGGTTCGCCTCCGGCAAGCAGGGCGGCACCGGCCGGATCGATGTGGTCACCGCCGAGGGACGGCAGACGGTCGAGGTCCGCGAGCAGGGCTGGCTCTATTCCTTCGAGGTCGATGCGGCCGGTGACGCTATCCTGGCCGGAAGGCAGGAATTCGCATGGCCGGGCATGGATTGGGCCGACAGCCTGGGCAATCTGCGCGTGATGGACAGATGGCGCGCCGCGATCGGCCTCGAATATGGCATCGAGAAAGCGGATGGGCGCCCGAACACGATTTCGGGACGCAGGCTCGCCGGCAACGGCACGCGCATCCCGAAGCGTCAGATCCCGGGTGTCGCCAAGCCGGCTTCGGTGCTGGCCTTGGGCTTCGAGGATTTCCGCACCTTCTCCTCCGGCGCGATCCTGCTCGATGCCTTCTTCGAAGCCGGCGGCAACCTCTTCGACACGGCCTTTGTCTATGGCAGCGGCTACACCGAAAAACTGTTCGGCGAATGGCAGCGCAGTCGCGGCACGCGTGCCGAATCCGTTGTCATCGGCAAGGGCGCCCACACGCCGTTCTGCACGCCCGACGCGATCGGCAGGCAGCTGACGCTATCGCTCGACCGGCTGCAGACCGATCATGTCGACGTCTATTTCATGCACCGCGACAACCCGGACGTGCCGGTCGGCGAATTCGTCGACGCGATGGATGCCGAGGTGCGGGCCGGCCGCATCCGTGGTCCGTTCGGCGGTTCAAACTGGACGCGCGAGCGCATGGCAGCGGCAATCGACTATGCCGAAAGGAACGGCAGGCAGGCACCGGGCGCACTATCCAACAATTTCTCGCTGGCCGAGATGCTGGTGCCGATCTGGGACGGCTGTATCGCTTCCTCCGACGCCGGCTGGAGGCGCTGGCTGACCGAGCGGCAGATGCCGAATTTCGCCTGGTCGAGCCAGGGGCGGGGCTTCTTCACCGAGCGTGCCGGTCGTGACAGGCGTGACAGCGAGGAACTGGTGCGGGTCTGGTATTCCGAGGACAATTTCGCCCGCCGCGACAGGGCGATCGAACTGGCCGGCCGCCTCGGCAAGAGCCCGATCCACGTTGCGCTGGCCTATGTGCTCGCGCAGCCTTTCCCTTCGGTTCCGCTGATCGGACCGAGGACGCTGGGCGAGCTGGATGACAGCCTGCAGGCGCTCGACATCACGCTGTCGGCGGCGGATCTCGACTGGCTGGTCAACGGGCCGGCACCGCAGCGCAAGGCCGGATGA
- the ugpC gene encoding sn-glycerol-3-phosphate ABC transporter ATP-binding protein UgpC — MSAIELKAVRKSFGVVDVINGVDLTITAGEFCVFVGPSGCGKSTLLRMIAGLEDVTSGDVLIDGRLVNAIEPGDRELAMVFQSYALYPHMTVERNMGFGLSMNGMAKAEVDKRVAEAAAALQLQSLLKRKPAQLSGGQRQRVAIGRAIVRQPKAFLFDEPLSNLDAELRVQMRVEITKLHRQLGATMIYVTHDQVEAMTMADRIVVLRRGVIEQQGRPIDLYRDPDNAFVAGFIGSPKMNFFKGVMRPDGTIGLAETAFAPALSSRPGAGQEVTIGLRPEHFEIGSEGAVSLAMEIDLIENLGGNSIWHGRLSSGEKLLVERRGYHDQGLGSSVQISFRPENALIFDQDGKRLR; from the coding sequence TTGAGCGCGATCGAGCTGAAAGCGGTCAGGAAGTCCTTCGGCGTGGTCGACGTCATCAACGGTGTCGACCTCACCATCACGGCGGGGGAGTTCTGTGTCTTTGTCGGTCCGTCCGGCTGCGGCAAGTCGACCTTGCTGCGCATGATCGCTGGGCTGGAGGACGTCACCTCCGGTGATGTGCTGATCGACGGCAGGCTGGTCAATGCGATCGAACCCGGTGACCGCGAGCTCGCCATGGTCTTCCAGTCCTATGCACTCTACCCGCACATGACCGTCGAACGGAATATGGGCTTCGGCCTCAGCATGAACGGCATGGCCAAGGCGGAAGTCGACAAGCGCGTCGCCGAGGCCGCGGCCGCGCTACAACTGCAGTCTTTGCTGAAGCGCAAGCCTGCACAGCTTTCAGGCGGACAGCGCCAGCGCGTCGCGATCGGGCGCGCCATCGTGCGGCAGCCCAAGGCCTTTCTGTTCGACGAGCCGCTGTCCAATCTCGACGCCGAGCTCAGGGTGCAGATGCGCGTCGAGATCACCAAGCTGCACCGGCAGCTCGGCGCCACCATGATCTATGTCACGCATGACCAGGTCGAAGCGATGACCATGGCCGACCGGATCGTCGTGCTGCGCCGTGGCGTCATCGAACAGCAGGGTCGCCCGATCGATCTCTACCGCGATCCCGACAATGCGTTCGTCGCCGGCTTCATCGGCTCGCCGAAGATGAATTTCTTCAAGGGCGTCATGCGCCCCGACGGCACGATCGGCCTGGCGGAAACTGCGTTCGCGCCGGCCCTGTCGTCGAGGCCCGGGGCCGGCCAGGAGGTTACGATCGGCCTGCGGCCCGAGCATTTCGAGATCGGCAGCGAGGGCGCTGTTTCGCTTGCGATGGAGATCGACCTCATCGAGAACCTGGGCGGCAATTCGATCTGGCACGGCCGGCTGTCCAGTGGGGAAAAACTGCTGGTCGAACGCCGTGGCTATCACGACCAGGGCCTCGGGTCTTCCGTGCAGATTTCGTTCCGGCCTGAAAACGCGCTGATCTTCGACCAGGACGGCAAGCGGCTGCGCTGA